GGCCGCCCGGATTGATTTTGGAATATTGGGGCCGGAGGAAAGGGACAGCGGCCACGAAGTCAGGCGCTTCGGGGAAGAAATGCTTTTTTTGGATCTGAAAGACCGTAATACCGAAGCGATTTTAAACGCCGGTGTCTCTAAAATCGTTACATCGGATCCCCATGCCATGAACGCCCTTAAAAACGATTATACAGAAATACCACCGGTGAAGCATATCAGCCAGACCATCGCGCGGGCGCTAAAGGCCGGAACAATTCAATTGAAAACTGTTGAAGATCCAACAGCTGTTTATACCTATCATGACCCCTGCTATCTGGGACGCCACAATGGCATCTATGACATTCCCAGAGAAGTCATCGATGCGATTCCGGGCATCCGGCGGGTGGATATGCAAAAATGCAGGGATCGTTCTTTTTGCTGCGGCGGCGGCGGGTTGATGCTTTATTATGAACCCATTGAAGAGACCCGCATGGGAAAATTAAGGGTTGAGATGGCCAAAAATGCCGGCGCAACCGTGATTGTTACCGCCTGTCCGTTCTGTCTGGTGAATATTGAAGACGCCATTAAAACAAGCGGCCTGGAAGGGCAAATGCAGGTTGTCGACATTGTTGAGCTGATTGATCTTCACCTGATCAGATCATCATAGCAGGTGTCCGGGCGCCACTGCGCCACTGCACGATAAAGGTTTTAAACGAATGACAAGGGTTATCCGAATAGATAAACTTAATATCACTGTCTGGGAGGAAAAAAATGGAAATTTTGGTATGTGTTAAAAGGGTCCCGGATACTGCGGAAAACGAGATCAACGTCAGCCGTGACGGCTCCGACATTGAACGCGGTGATCTGGTTTACTCAGTCAATGAATGGGACAATTACGCGGTTGAAGAGGCGATTCAGATTCGAGACAAGGTCGGCGGGAGTATTACGGTCGTATCGGTGGGAGATGGAGATGCCGAAGAAGTATTGCGAAGAGAAATGGCCATGGGCGCAGACAAGGGAATTCTCCTGTCGGATGAATCCTTCACCGGATCTGACGGTAAGGGTATTGCCCGTATCATCAAAGCCGAAGTGGAAAAGGGTTCATATGACTTGATTCTGACAGGAGCCCAGGCCGATGACGGCGCCGGACAGATCGGCGGGCTGCTGGCAGCGATGTTGGATTGGCCCTATGCGTCACTGGTCAACAAATTAGAAGTGTTGGATGATAAACGGATTAAGGTCGGGCGCGAGATTGCGGGCGGCAATCAGGAGATGAACGAGATGGATCTCCCCTGCGTTCTTTCGATCCAGACCGGAATTAATGAGCCCCGTTATGTCGGCATCCGGGGCATCCGCAAGGTGGCATCTGTTGAGATTCCCGTCCATAAAGCTTCTGATCTGGGCCTTGCGCCGGAATCGGTTGGTGCGGCCGGTGCAAAAGTGAAACGGCTGGACTACTTCCGACCGGAACTGGGCGAAGGCGCTGAAATGCTGGAAGGCAGTGCGGAAGAGAAGTTGGAAAAGCTGGTTGAAATTTTAAAAACCAAAGGAGGACTCAAATAATGACGCAACAGATTTTTGCATATATCATTCAAAAGGGCGGCAAAATAGACGATACCGCCCTTGAGCTGGTAAGCGCTGCAAAAAAAATTAATTCAGCCTCCTCCGTTACCGCCCTGGTCGCAGGTGCAGGCGAAACACTGGCAGCGGCCTGCAGTCAGGCGGCCGCTTCCTATGAAACCGTCTGGAAAATTGAAAACGAGGCGCTGGCCCATGTCAATGCGGAAGTGCTGCGGGGAATGCTGGTCCGTATTCTGCCAAAGGAAAGCATCGTTTTGATTCCCCATGAACATTTCGGAATGGATCTGGCGCCGGGCCTTGCCGTTAAATTGGATGCGGCTTATCTTCCCGATGCGGTGGGGTTTGAAGAAATCACGGAAGGGAAGCTCAAAGCGGTTCGCGAGGAATACTCCGGCCAGGTCAGCACACATCTCAGTTGCGATCTTTCCGGCGGAGCCGTCATTACCATTCGTCCCGGGTCTTTTGCTGGGGATGAGAGCAAGGCGCTGAGCGGGCAGGTTGTGAACAAGAGTGCAGATGCCGCGGCAGAGGGAATCCCCGGAAAGTCCCGCCGGTTTATTGAAGTGGTTGCAGCCGAAGTCGGCGATGTCGATATAACCAAGTCCGAGGTTCTGGTCTCGGTGGGTCGTGGAATTGAAGACCAGGAAAATCTCGAAATGGTCAATGAATTGGCCGCTGTCATGGGTGCCGACGTGGCCTGCTCCCGGCCGATTGTGGATGCCAAGTGGCTGGAAAAATCACGCCAGGTCGGCACATCCGGGCAGACCGTAAAACCCAAAGTCTATCTGGCGTTGGGTATCAGCGGTTCTTTTCAGCATATGGGCGGCATCAAAGGGGTTCCGTATATCGTTGCCGTTAATAAAAACCCCAAGGCGCCGATTTTTCAAGTTGCCGATGTCGGTGTGGTTGAAAATATCCTGGAATTTATACCCGCACTAACGCAAAAGGTGAAAGAAGTGAAGGGATAGCATCAGCGGTTGTTTTCCAATAAAAATCCGGCCGACTTTTATCTAAAAAAGTCGGCCGGATTTTTTATGATGATGGGCTCAAGCAGCAAATGCCGGGAGGCGACGCTCCGGGCAATTATTTCTGGAACACAAACTGCAACTTCACACCTGCAATCTCAATTGTATCGAACTCCTCAAGTTTAACGGACTCTTTAACGGATTCGCCGTTTACTTTCGGTTTGGACATGCCGCTGACAAAGCTCAAAAAATAACCGTTGGGCCTACGACTGATGGTTGCGGCCGTGTGCCCCACCATCATGCCGCTGACGACAATATCACAGGAGGAATCCTTTCCGATTTTGATAAGTTTCTTTGAAAGTTCAATTTCACCCTCACCGCCTGAAAGATAAGACAGGACCGCTGGCTGTTCTTTGGGGAGCACTTTGGTTTCGTCTTTTAAAGCACCTTTGGCCAGCAGGCTCCGGTATTTTTCAGTGTCCATTACCATTGTTTGGTCCATGGCGTCCGCGCTTTCCGGCTGGGTTTCGTCTGCGCCGAAGCTGACAGCCAGTGTGTGTTTGCCGATGGTGATGAGATCCCCGCTTTTAAGCCAATGCGAAGTCACTTGCTGATCATTGACAAATGAACCGTTTTTACTCTGCAGATCCGTCATTAAAAAGCCGTCGCCCACGGAGTCGATCTTGGCATGATGACCGGACACGGCAAGGTTTTCGATACAGATTGTGTTGTCTTCACGCCGGCCTATCGTCATGGACTGCCCTTTTTCCAACCGGTATTCTGATATCACGTTTTCTTTGAATTTAAGTGTAAAAGTCGGCATCGCATCACCTTTTCATTTAAATATTTTTTTGAAAGGATTTAATAAACCGTCCCCGATCCGTGTGAGCAGCTCCCAAAAACCGCCCTTTCCATGCAGTGTTTTTTTAACTTTGGCCACAATCACCGTTACGTTGTCGTCGCCGCCGCGTTCATTGGCCAGATCGACCAGTTTCCGGCAGGTTTTTTCAGGTTTTTCTTTGTTGACTATTTCCAGGATTTCGTCCGCTGAAACCTTGTCGCTTAAACCGTCGGAGCTGATGACCACAATGTCGTCTTTGAAATAAGGTATTTCACAAATATCCGGCGTTACGGTTTCTTCAATGCCCATGGCGCGGGTCAGCATGTGGCGATATTCTCGCCCTAAATTGGCCGCGCCTTCGGGGTTGATGGCGGCGTGCTCCGCCATGACCGTGTGAAGAACCGAGAGGCGTTCAATCGTGCCATTGTGGACAAGGTAGATGGGGCTGTCCCCCACGTTGGCGGCGATAAGGGTTTCATCCGTAAAAAAGACCGCAGAGACAGTCGAACCCATCCCCCGGTATGTTTCTTTGGTATGTGAAACCTTGTTGACGCCCAGATTGGCCAGGTGAATACTGGAAAGCAGCCGATTGGCTTCCTTTGAAAGGGTTTCATCAAAGTCTTCCATTTCTTCGGCATCGGTGTCTTCCTTGAACCGTTTCATATAGTCGCGCATGGTATCGACGACGAGACTGCTGGCCACCTCCCCGGCCTGGTGCCCCCCCATTCCATCAGCGACGATATAAAGGTTGGTTTCGGTATCCAGAAACAAGGCATCTTCATTGCCTTTCCGTTTCCGACCGACGTCGGTAATTCCCGCTGATTCGATGATCACCATAATATTATTCCGGAAAGTCTATCTGAACAAGGGCCATAGCGTGTCTAAAAAGAGCGATGGTGTGCGCTGCCACACGGTCGCGGCAGCTTGAAAAATTCATACGAATACGAAAATAATATTTTCTTATGACAAAAAACATTTCAGGTCAAGTGTTTCGTAAAAGAATCCGAAACCCTTTATAATTTACGGGTATCCGCTATTGTGCCGTGCGTTTTAGCATGACAGCATCAATTTTTTTACCGATTTCACGGAGATGGGCGGCCATGAGCGATGCTTTCTGGTAGCGTTTTTCACGGTCTTTCACCAGGGCCTTATTGATTACCAGTACCAGCGGTTTCACAATTTTGGGATTAAACTCTCTGGGATCCGGCGGCGCTACATTCATAATCTGATGCATCAGGGCCGAGGGGCTGTCTCCTTTAAAAGGGAGCGTGCCGGTCAGCAGCTGATATGTCATCGTTCCCAGGGAAAAAATATCGGAGCGGCCATCCACTTTTTCGCCTGAAAATTGTTCCGGCGACATATAAAAGGGCGTGCCTTTGACAACACCGGTTTGGGTCTGGGAAGAGGCGGTGATGCGGGCGATGCCGAAATCGGTGATTTTCACAACGCCGGACTTCAAAAGCATGATATTGGCCGGCTTAATGTCCCGGTGAACGATTCCCTGCTGGTGGGCGTAATCCAAGCCGTCGGCAATATCGGCAACATAGTCGATGACTTTGCGCATGGGCAGCAGGTTGTCTTTTTGGGTGTATTTTTCGAAATCTTCGCCTTCCAGAAACTCCATGGCGATATAAGCCAGATCCTGTTCTTCGCCGGCGTCATATATCGTAACGATATTGGGGTGTGACAGGGTTCCGGCGCTTTCCGCTTCCCTAAAGAACGTTTCTTTCAGTTTTTCGATCTCTTCCGGTTTGAAATCATCCGAGAAACGAAATGTTTTGATCGCGGTCGTTCGATTGATGCGGGGATCTTTGCCGAGATAAACGATACCCATGGCGCCCTTACCCAACTGCTTGGCGATCTCATAGCGCCCAAGGGTCGGTTTGGTGTCTGAACCGGTGGCCAACATGCCGTCCCCTGTGCCGCCGCCCATGAAACCGCTCCCGAAAACCATGGTTTCGCTTGCCTGGATCAGTTTTGTCTTCTTTGCGTGAACGTCCTTGAATTTGCTGTCGTGGGATTCAATATACTCGTAGACGGAGGCCGCCTTGTTGAACTGCCGTTTTCTTTCATAGTCCAGTGCCAGGTTGTAGAGAATGTCTTTCATTTCATTGTCGACCGGGACCCGACGGAACTTGTCGAATGCCATGTCCAGCATGCCCTGGCTTTGAAAGGAAACCCCCAGCATTCGGTTTGTTTCAGCCGATTCTCCTTCGGCTTTTTCTTGGCGGGTTTCGGTTACAAAGTATTTCAGGCTGACCACACCGATGTACCCGAAAAACAGCAGCATCAACGGATACATCAGCCGAACCCACACCCCCTGCGAAATAAAAAAAGAAGCGGCGCCGCCGATGAGCAGGATGGCTATCAGCACGAACGTCAGACCGGCGGTCAGGGCTTTTAAT
This genomic stretch from Desulfobacterales bacterium harbors:
- a CDS encoding electron transfer flavoprotein subunit beta/FixA family protein yields the protein MEILVCVKRVPDTAENEINVSRDGSDIERGDLVYSVNEWDNYAVEEAIQIRDKVGGSITVVSVGDGDAEEVLRREMAMGADKGILLSDESFTGSDGKGIARIIKAEVEKGSYDLILTGAQADDGAGQIGGLLAAMLDWPYASLVNKLEVLDDKRIKVGREIAGGNQEMNEMDLPCVLSIQTGINEPRYVGIRGIRKVASVEIPVHKASDLGLAPESVGAAGAKVKRLDYFRPELGEGAEMLEGSAEEKLEKLVEILKTKGGLK
- a CDS encoding electron transfer flavoprotein subunit alpha/FixB family protein; protein product: MTQQIFAYIIQKGGKIDDTALELVSAAKKINSASSVTALVAGAGETLAAACSQAAASYETVWKIENEALAHVNAEVLRGMLVRILPKESIVLIPHEHFGMDLAPGLAVKLDAAYLPDAVGFEEITEGKLKAVREEYSGQVSTHLSCDLSGGAVITIRPGSFAGDESKALSGQVVNKSADAAAEGIPGKSRRFIEVVAAEVGDVDITKSEVLVSVGRGIEDQENLEMVNELAAVMGADVACSRPIVDAKWLEKSRQVGTSGQTVKPKVYLALGISGSFQHMGGIKGVPYIVAVNKNPKAPIFQVADVGVVENILEFIPALTQKVKEVKG
- a CDS encoding FHA domain-containing protein — protein: MPTFTLKFKENVISEYRLEKGQSMTIGRREDNTICIENLAVSGHHAKIDSVGDGFLMTDLQSKNGSFVNDQQVTSHWLKSGDLITIGKHTLAVSFGADETQPESADAMDQTMVMDTEKYRSLLAKGALKDETKVLPKEQPAVLSYLSGGEGEIELSKKLIKIGKDSSCDIVVSGMMVGHTAATISRRPNGYFLSFVSGMSKPKVNGESVKESVKLEEFDTIEIAGVKLQFVFQK
- a CDS encoding protein phosphatase 2C domain-containing protein — translated: MVIIESAGITDVGRKRKGNEDALFLDTETNLYIVADGMGGHQAGEVASSLVVDTMRDYMKRFKEDTDAEEMEDFDETLSKEANRLLSSIHLANLGVNKVSHTKETYRGMGSTVSAVFFTDETLIAANVGDSPIYLVHNGTIERLSVLHTVMAEHAAINPEGAANLGREYRHMLTRAMGIEETVTPDICEIPYFKDDIVVISSDGLSDKVSADEILEIVNKEKPEKTCRKLVDLANERGGDDNVTVIVAKVKKTLHGKGGFWELLTRIGDGLLNPFKKIFK
- a CDS encoding serine/threonine-protein kinase, with translation MSIFKRHPALFWGLGITILFLGLGLFRVEFIDTLEFKFYDVMINLRANPESPSDIVLVDIDDDSIEKLGRWPWPRSLMAEGIGKISAGKPKVIGFSLILSEPQESIGLKEIIGLENLFGQTLLNQSGEAGQAFLKAIGEAQLRLDNDSKLAQAIHAAGNVVLPVFFKESAVAMENQQKENDRLAVQAVLDVRNPEGFSTPWANEIVLPIPIFMDAAKGIGHINLSYDLDGKARRERLLYKYNGIYIPSYTVRLAAHYLNVPDNNIRAELGSDLYLGALKIPTTTSTEFLVGFKGPRGSFRHYSFFDVLNNKVPASIFKNKLVLVSPTAAGIMNPLSTPTDATMPVGEFSAHVLWAILNKNFIQEPSWVPALELLLIIILGIVITIVLPRLKALTAGLTFVLIAILLIGGAASFFISQGVWVRLMYPLMLLFFGYIGVVSLKYFVTETRQEKAEGESAETNRMLGVSFQSQGMLDMAFDKFRRVPVDNEMKDILYNLALDYERKRQFNKAASVYEYIESHDSKFKDVHAKKTKLIQASETMVFGSGFMGGGTGDGMLATGSDTKPTLGRYEIAKQLGKGAMGIVYLGKDPRINRTTAIKTFRFSDDFKPEEIEKLKETFFREAESAGTLSHPNIVTIYDAGEEQDLAYIAMEFLEGEDFEKYTQKDNLLPMRKVIDYVADIADGLDYAHQQGIVHRDIKPANIMLLKSGVVKITDFGIARITASSQTQTGVVKGTPFYMSPEQFSGEKVDGRSDIFSLGTMTYQLLTGTLPFKGDSPSALMHQIMNVAPPDPREFNPKIVKPLVLVINKALVKDREKRYQKASLMAAHLREIGKKIDAVMLKRTAQ